One part of the Leucobacter triazinivorans genome encodes these proteins:
- a CDS encoding ParB N-terminal domain-containing protein has protein sequence MSNRDDNFVVIRTVDSIQVGNRHRKDLGDIDALAASIQRDGLLQPITVTPEGVLVCGARRLAAIKQLAWDEVRVWVRSGISTQLGYMLAEQNDNMLHKPLSQLEAAELYREMKVILAEDAAQRKAATQFVSGENRGMSGPADSAGPSTEPRGDARRQAAEMVTDTSSYTRLEEINFIQRIAEDSNQPEEIRAAAQGFLDDIRDEAPVHPCWQQLKELLAVAKADRDVLLHRIAEEKLAELRAEQKPKKRGQRASTAARMEPMPVRAFVITWIELGNLYPVTDPALIAAKLTQAEAEMFFTVIDNWVKFADRLREALDQLDDDDEAKPTSAPSKR, from the coding sequence ATGAGCAACAGGGACGACAATTTCGTCGTCATCAGAACCGTCGACTCCATTCAGGTCGGCAACCGACACCGCAAAGACCTCGGTGATATCGATGCACTCGCCGCGTCGATCCAACGCGACGGCTTGCTGCAGCCAATCACCGTTACCCCCGAAGGTGTGCTTGTGTGCGGTGCGCGGCGACTCGCCGCAATCAAACAGCTCGCATGGGATGAAGTGCGAGTGTGGGTGCGCTCTGGCATCTCCACCCAGCTCGGGTACATGCTCGCCGAACAGAACGACAACATGCTCCATAAGCCGCTCAGCCAGTTGGAAGCAGCGGAGCTGTATCGGGAGATGAAGGTGATTCTCGCCGAGGATGCTGCACAGCGAAAAGCTGCAACGCAGTTCGTGAGCGGTGAAAACCGCGGAATGTCCGGTCCCGCCGATTCGGCGGGACCGTCAACTGAGCCACGTGGGGATGCGCGGCGCCAGGCTGCCGAGATGGTCACCGATACGTCCTCCTACACCCGCCTCGAAGAGATCAATTTCATCCAACGCATCGCCGAAGACTCGAACCAGCCCGAGGAAATTCGTGCCGCGGCACAAGGCTTTCTCGACGACATTCGCGACGAGGCTCCAGTGCACCCGTGCTGGCAACAGTTGAAGGAGCTGCTCGCGGTGGCGAAGGCAGATCGTGACGTCTTGCTGCACCGGATCGCCGAAGAAAAACTTGCCGAGCTGCGGGCGGAGCAGAAACCGAAGAAGCGTGGGCAACGTGCCTCCACAGCAGCCCGGATGGAACCGATGCCTGTGCGGGCATTCGTGATCACTTGGATCGAACTCGGCAACCTGTACCCGGTCACTGACCCAGCCCTCATCGCCGCAAAACTGACGCAGGCCGAAGCCGAAATGTTCTTTACCGTTATCGACAACTGGGTCAAGTTTGCGGATCGCCTCCGTGAAGCACTCGACCAGCTCGACGACGACGATGAGGCAAAGCCCACCTCCGCGCCGTCTAAGAGATAG
- a CDS encoding PD-(D/E)XK nuclease family protein, which produces MPRQQETKSRLVTSLVPSLSRSLAEQFNVFRVMHHGTHEKQLSNVLAWLLRADGTHELGDTFQKIFLRRINAALPEGLGFQTSGYRVSQEVDTSGDAATGKDIADIVLMTAHESVVVENFGTSDGHGHDYFGYLAHGAQGGRRSVVVLLCIRRESELQTDGWEQAVVLTYADLLSDLHAHVKADKKWRRDHPQQNFFINELVENFVEGPSPVNTADRIAFIKTMCETGESARYGQRPQDAAAEQFSQTLAQHAKQQFEDGRKVLGEIKRYLRQYAERRLMHQVNEALGEEVVVKVLANFVGQWEWYVRLLDTNGDVVAGLVFGPTVATYNDEVPEPVQSPDFSKIFILMRSSDTAPKRSLQQTDIGIDEVLKGFEPADDRLAQAVIPLVQAHYATQD; this is translated from the coding sequence ATGCCTCGCCAACAAGAAACCAAAAGCCGTCTGGTCACCTCGCTCGTGCCCTCGCTCTCTCGAAGCCTCGCCGAGCAGTTCAATGTCTTTCGGGTCATGCATCACGGCACTCACGAAAAACAACTCTCGAACGTCTTAGCCTGGCTCCTGCGGGCCGATGGAACCCACGAGCTGGGTGACACCTTCCAAAAGATCTTCTTGAGGAGGATCAACGCCGCGCTTCCCGAGGGCCTCGGATTCCAGACCTCCGGGTATCGGGTCAGCCAAGAAGTGGACACCTCCGGCGATGCCGCGACAGGCAAGGACATTGCCGACATTGTGCTCATGACAGCTCACGAGAGCGTCGTTGTTGAGAACTTCGGCACCTCCGACGGGCACGGCCATGACTATTTTGGCTACCTTGCCCACGGTGCTCAGGGCGGAAGACGTAGCGTCGTCGTGCTGCTGTGCATCCGACGAGAGAGCGAACTTCAGACCGATGGATGGGAACAAGCGGTCGTTCTCACCTATGCGGATCTCCTCAGTGACCTGCACGCGCACGTCAAAGCAGACAAGAAGTGGCGTCGAGACCACCCGCAACAGAACTTCTTCATTAACGAACTGGTCGAAAACTTCGTGGAAGGACCAAGCCCCGTGAATACTGCCGATCGGATAGCTTTCATCAAGACAATGTGTGAGACGGGAGAATCTGCTCGATACGGGCAACGTCCCCAGGATGCGGCCGCAGAACAGTTCTCCCAGACACTCGCGCAGCACGCGAAGCAGCAGTTTGAAGACGGCCGAAAGGTCCTTGGTGAAATCAAGCGGTACCTCCGCCAGTACGCAGAGCGACGACTCATGCACCAGGTCAATGAGGCACTCGGCGAGGAAGTTGTTGTCAAAGTTCTAGCGAATTTCGTGGGCCAATGGGAGTGGTACGTGCGGCTCCTCGACACTAACGGCGACGTAGTTGCAGGGCTCGTGTTTGGTCCGACCGTAGCCACCTACAATGACGAAGTCCCTGAGCCAGTCCAAAGCCCAGACTTCAGCAAAATATTTATCCTCATGCGCTCCTCAGATACTGCCCCTAAACGAAGCCTTCAGCAAACGGATATCGGCATAGACGAAGTACTCAAAGGGTTTGAACCAGCGGATGATCGACTCGCTCAAGCAGTGATCCCACTTGTGCAGGCGCACTATGCGACTCAAGATTGA
- a CDS encoding class I SAM-dependent methyltransferase, translating into MSIEKNVSVLPITEKDLEWWQNKIVKLDWVFAVTYAEGAPHEYIAERTEGMTKADFVRAARVIHTFGEPQKFYKSTRIYLVHNGWKYWTMDREHDDVTLINRGRADHIYGPQNMPRTKSEFRSGYDAIATYWDRDFTASDEEQRGFTRLVDVATDGYRKCRTLDIGAGTGLTLDLGLTEAPRLTAIDPSQAMLNELVRKHPLVARVEPRTFADTLARRNLSGTQFDLVLALGGSASYLSHDDWESIMRHARGRLVLSAYAEGEAPVTADLTSQQLTDARKRLRDFAACYEGKIERVGRFETVAAMRNQS; encoded by the coding sequence GTGAGTATTGAGAAGAACGTAAGCGTGTTGCCGATCACCGAGAAAGACCTTGAATGGTGGCAAAACAAGATTGTGAAGTTGGACTGGGTCTTCGCAGTGACCTACGCTGAGGGCGCACCACACGAATACATCGCTGAGCGAACTGAAGGAATGACAAAGGCCGACTTTGTCAGGGCAGCTCGGGTAATCCACACGTTCGGTGAGCCGCAGAAGTTTTACAAATCGACACGCATTTACCTCGTTCACAACGGTTGGAAGTACTGGACCATGGATCGAGAACACGACGACGTGACGCTGATCAACAGAGGCAGAGCTGACCACATCTACGGCCCGCAGAACATGCCACGCACGAAGAGCGAGTTCCGCTCCGGCTACGACGCAATCGCAACTTACTGGGATCGCGACTTCACCGCGTCTGACGAAGAACAACGAGGGTTCACGCGCCTCGTAGACGTAGCCACCGACGGTTACCGCAAGTGCCGCACGCTAGACATCGGTGCAGGCACCGGGCTCACTCTTGATTTGGGGCTGACAGAAGCCCCTCGACTAACAGCGATAGACCCGTCTCAGGCGATGCTCAATGAATTGGTGCGGAAGCACCCGCTCGTGGCGCGGGTTGAGCCAAGAACGTTCGCGGACACGCTCGCGCGCCGCAACCTATCAGGGACACAGTTTGATCTCGTGCTCGCGCTCGGCGGCTCAGCGTCATATCTTTCGCACGATGACTGGGAATCGATCATGCGTCATGCCCGTGGCCGACTGGTGTTGTCGGCGTATGCAGAAGGTGAAGCGCCGGTCACTGCGGACCTCACCTCGCAACAACTTACTGACGCCAGAAAGAGATTGCGTGACTTCGCCGCATGCTACGAAGGCAAGATTGAGCGTGTCGGCCGGTTCGAAACGGTAGCAGCGATGCGCAATCAATCTTGA
- a CDS encoding DUF6112 family protein: protein MDVFPDFGGLGGIGDLKVVIGAMLTIILVVAVLMVIVSAILWAVASSTGNPGLASKGRIGVLVAAGAATLAGCGVAWINWLISLGAQF from the coding sequence ATGGACGTCTTTCCTGACTTTGGCGGCCTCGGAGGTATCGGCGACCTCAAGGTCGTCATTGGCGCCATGCTCACGATCATTCTGGTCGTCGCGGTGCTCATGGTCATCGTCAGCGCGATCCTCTGGGCAGTCGCGTCGTCGACCGGTAATCCTGGCCTCGCTTCCAAAGGCCGTATCGGAGTTCTCGTCGCGGCCGGAGCCGCAACCCTCGCCGGATGCGGCGTCGCCTGGATCAACTGGCTCATCAGCCTCGGTGCACAATTTTGA
- a CDS encoding DUF6112 family protein, translating into MVPMNIDITPNDSGLPGISQLRTIVGAVMTVGLILSVLALIVSAIVWGFGSNSSNPHLASRGKVGVLVSCGAAVLCGAAVTLINFFWAVGQQV; encoded by the coding sequence ATGGTGCCGATGAATATTGACATCACTCCGAATGATTCTGGGCTTCCTGGCATCTCGCAGCTTCGCACCATCGTTGGCGCGGTCATGACTGTCGGCCTGATCCTCAGTGTGCTCGCGCTCATTGTGTCGGCGATCGTCTGGGGCTTCGGGTCGAACTCCTCGAATCCGCACCTGGCATCGCGCGGCAAGGTGGGCGTACTTGTCTCATGCGGTGCTGCTGTGCTCTGCGGCGCAGCCGTCACCCTTATCAACTTCTTCTGGGCCGTAGGCCAGCAGGTTTGA
- a CDS encoding conjugal transfer protein TrbL, translating into MSVCDIPVISAVCETAGEAAATLVSAPFDWLASTMGQAAGWLLETMWQVFDSTTLVDVTSDGYLGVYNLLFGIGVFVVLLFFTFQLVLGLIRREPAALSRAALGAAKAVLGSFVVITLTATALEVVDQLCIGIVQAAGETTGTMGDKIMLLTAGLSTINVAAPGVGAIVTIFLAGLMICAVAIVWFSLLIRKALLLVAIVLAPIAFAGAAWDVTRGWVGKWAAFVIALIVSKLVLVVVFLIAITQISTPIAVDLAAVTEPVSGIVLLFIAAFAPYMVYRFISFLGFDLYHAMGSEQEAKSAINRPVPVPAKAQGDGVKKILDGGGNGGSAAGATGAKSAASGAGGGAAASTAGGSGGAAAGGAGAGAAAAGPAAAVVIGAEVAKAAATAGPKLGGAVGSTAETAAGSAGQTAEPTATSQAARPASPQPRAPSADPAPPRPAPPAPRLPKE; encoded by the coding sequence ATGAGTGTGTGCGACATCCCAGTCATCTCAGCAGTCTGCGAAACCGCCGGTGAAGCGGCGGCGACTCTTGTTTCAGCGCCATTCGACTGGCTTGCCTCGACGATGGGGCAAGCAGCCGGATGGCTACTCGAAACAATGTGGCAAGTCTTCGACTCGACGACCCTCGTTGATGTCACGAGCGACGGCTATCTCGGCGTCTACAACCTTCTATTTGGGATCGGCGTTTTCGTCGTCCTCCTGTTCTTCACCTTCCAGCTGGTGCTTGGCCTGATCCGCCGCGAGCCTGCTGCACTTTCACGTGCAGCGCTGGGGGCTGCGAAAGCGGTCCTCGGCTCATTCGTTGTCATCACATTGACCGCGACCGCGCTTGAGGTCGTTGATCAGCTCTGCATCGGCATCGTGCAAGCTGCCGGAGAAACCACCGGCACCATGGGAGACAAAATCATGCTCCTGACAGCTGGGCTTTCGACAATCAACGTCGCGGCCCCAGGCGTCGGGGCGATCGTGACGATATTCCTCGCCGGACTCATGATCTGTGCGGTCGCAATCGTGTGGTTCTCACTCCTGATCCGCAAAGCATTGCTGCTGGTTGCGATTGTGCTCGCTCCGATCGCGTTCGCTGGCGCCGCATGGGATGTCACCCGTGGATGGGTCGGGAAATGGGCCGCGTTCGTGATCGCGTTGATCGTTTCAAAGCTGGTGCTTGTGGTCGTCTTCCTCATCGCGATCACTCAGATCTCCACCCCGATCGCTGTTGATCTCGCGGCGGTGACCGAACCTGTGAGTGGGATCGTGCTGCTCTTCATCGCGGCGTTTGCCCCGTACATGGTGTACCGGTTCATTTCGTTCCTCGGCTTCGATCTGTACCACGCCATGGGTAGCGAACAAGAGGCCAAGAGTGCCATCAACCGTCCTGTTCCCGTGCCCGCCAAAGCACAGGGTGACGGAGTCAAGAAGATTCTCGATGGTGGCGGTAACGGTGGATCCGCTGCAGGCGCCACCGGTGCGAAATCTGCCGCTTCCGGTGCCGGTGGTGGCGCAGCAGCGAGTACAGCTGGCGGCTCTGGCGGTGCAGCAGCAGGGGGTGCCGGAGCAGGTGCGGCAGCGGCAGGCCCTGCCGCCGCAGTCGTCATAGGTGCAGAAGTCGCGAAAGCTGCGGCTACGGCAGGACCGAAACTCGGCGGCGCCGTCGGAAGCACCGCAGAGACAGCGGCTGGTTCCGCTGGCCAGACCGCGGAGCCAACCGCAACATCTCAGGCAGCTCGACCTGCCTCGCCACAACCGAGGGCACCGTCGGCTGACCCTGCACCACCGAGGCCCGCGCCACCTGCACCGAGACTTCCGAAGGAGTAA
- a CDS encoding SCO6880 family protein, translating to MSSKNAPNHSSGELTPVKFSRLTRRGILLGFSVSQLVTLGVAVGALVWAFYAGGGILIAFTAPIWVSAAALTWIPIAGRALVEWIPVAFWWMWKSTGGQLLYRRRVVTPRPAGTLSLPGDMARLREYEDPVTGAGMVHDPAAGTLTAVLQVTHPAFVLLDPGEQERRVASWGRVLATVCRSGRISMLQILERTLPDTGTGLAEWWAAHGTQDDTWASTTYAELIDRAGPTGERHATTLSLSLDMRAASRQIRTAGGGVRGGAAVLRQEMSTLVAALRSADLAPSAWLNCGQIAVILRSAYDPAIAATLERHGELGQSLATAGPVAVNESWSGLRTDSAHHAVLWINEWPRSMVFPGFLAPVLLSSGIQRSFSLLCTPMRSDQAARDIRKKKTEYISDAHQRQRIGQIEDASQTAEFHDVLQQEADLTAGHGVLRYTGLISISASNTEELDASIAAIEQAAIQASCETRLLVGQQAQAFTAAALPLCRVI from the coding sequence ATGTCTTCGAAGAACGCGCCGAACCATAGCTCTGGAGAACTCACGCCAGTGAAGTTCTCCAGGCTCACCCGCCGCGGCATTCTGCTCGGCTTCTCCGTATCTCAGCTCGTCACCCTTGGAGTCGCCGTCGGGGCTCTGGTGTGGGCGTTCTACGCAGGAGGCGGCATACTCATCGCGTTCACCGCGCCTATTTGGGTGTCTGCTGCTGCGCTGACGTGGATACCGATCGCAGGGCGTGCGCTCGTCGAATGGATCCCAGTCGCGTTCTGGTGGATGTGGAAGTCAACCGGAGGGCAGCTACTGTACCGTCGTAGGGTGGTGACGCCCCGACCTGCAGGGACGCTCTCTCTACCTGGAGACATGGCTCGGCTTCGCGAATACGAAGATCCCGTCACTGGCGCGGGAATGGTCCATGACCCTGCAGCAGGAACTCTGACTGCCGTACTCCAAGTGACCCATCCCGCGTTCGTGCTCCTCGACCCGGGCGAGCAGGAACGCCGGGTGGCCTCGTGGGGTCGAGTGCTTGCGACTGTCTGCCGCTCCGGGCGAATCTCCATGCTGCAAATACTGGAGCGCACTCTGCCTGATACCGGTACAGGACTTGCCGAATGGTGGGCGGCGCACGGGACACAGGACGATACCTGGGCATCAACGACGTACGCGGAACTTATCGATCGGGCGGGCCCCACTGGGGAGCGTCATGCGACGACGCTGTCGCTTTCGCTCGACATGCGCGCAGCATCGCGTCAGATTCGCACAGCGGGCGGCGGAGTTCGCGGAGGTGCCGCCGTCTTACGGCAAGAAATGTCCACGCTTGTCGCCGCCCTGCGATCTGCGGATCTCGCACCATCCGCGTGGCTCAACTGCGGGCAGATCGCAGTGATTCTGCGCTCTGCGTATGACCCGGCTATCGCTGCAACGCTCGAACGTCACGGCGAACTTGGCCAGTCTCTCGCAACTGCTGGGCCGGTCGCGGTCAATGAGTCATGGTCAGGACTCCGCACCGATTCTGCCCATCACGCAGTGCTGTGGATCAACGAATGGCCGAGATCGATGGTGTTCCCTGGGTTCCTGGCGCCAGTGCTTCTGTCGAGCGGCATCCAACGCTCGTTCTCGCTGCTGTGCACCCCGATGCGTTCCGACCAGGCGGCCCGAGACATTCGCAAGAAGAAAACCGAGTACATTTCTGACGCCCATCAGCGGCAGCGGATCGGACAGATCGAGGACGCATCGCAGACCGCCGAGTTCCATGACGTGCTTCAGCAGGAAGCTGACCTGACCGCCGGGCACGGTGTGCTGCGCTATACCGGCCTCATCAGTATCTCGGCTTCGAACACCGAAGAACTCGACGCATCGATTGCTGCGATCGAACAAGCCGCTATCCAGGCTTCATGCGAGACGAGACTACTCGTCGGCCAACAAGCCCAGGCGTTCACTGCGGCGGCGCTGCCGCTCTGCCGTGTGATCTGA
- a CDS encoding ATP-binding protein, which translates to MNKDETERLHTSVLVAPTAEKRRLRKQRSAAVKKLQLEQREAEKRALRKKHEAEQAERRSTIYLPSAGAPGPVQLRSPGKFKLPRHQDTSATLAGAYPFLAEGGLGSDGVFVGQDLYSGGSFVYDPWVLYARGLITAPNLVLAGIVGSGKSSLAKSLYTRSLPFGRRVYVPGDPKGEHTAVAEAVGGRAIVLGHGLSTRLNPLDEGYRPLGMSDETWASTVAARRRDLIGALAETVLTRPLTPLEHTAIDTALTETVRANTVPILPMVVEQILSPSSTADPDGRLAEDGRLVGHALRRLVAGDLAGLFDGPSTVQFDPTLPMISLDLSRVAENSTLISVLMTCSSAWMESALLDPNGGQRWCIYDEAWRLMSHPALLKRMDAHWRLARHYGIANMLIFHKLTDLENVGDQGSAMRALANSLLANAETRIIYRQESDQLGVTAASLGLTGTEQKLLPGLGVGQGLWRIKDRSFVCQHQLHPAELELFDTTGRMVS; encoded by the coding sequence GTGAACAAAGACGAGACCGAACGCCTACACACCTCTGTACTCGTCGCACCGACAGCCGAGAAACGTCGCCTGCGTAAACAGCGGAGCGCGGCAGTCAAGAAACTTCAACTCGAACAGCGTGAAGCCGAGAAGCGTGCGTTGCGCAAGAAGCACGAAGCGGAACAAGCTGAGCGCCGATCCACCATCTACCTGCCGAGCGCAGGCGCACCCGGCCCTGTCCAGCTACGTTCACCCGGCAAGTTCAAGCTTCCGCGGCACCAGGACACGTCAGCCACCCTTGCAGGCGCATACCCGTTTCTTGCCGAAGGTGGGCTCGGATCCGACGGTGTCTTCGTCGGTCAGGATCTCTACTCGGGCGGCTCATTCGTGTACGACCCCTGGGTGCTCTACGCTCGCGGCCTCATCACTGCACCAAATCTTGTGCTCGCGGGCATCGTCGGCTCCGGCAAGTCATCACTCGCCAAGAGCCTCTACACGCGGTCACTCCCGTTTGGGCGACGCGTCTACGTACCCGGCGACCCCAAAGGCGAGCACACAGCAGTAGCTGAAGCAGTTGGCGGGCGCGCGATCGTGCTCGGACACGGACTCAGCACACGTCTCAACCCGCTCGATGAAGGCTACCGCCCCCTCGGAATGAGCGATGAGACATGGGCATCGACCGTTGCTGCTCGGCGGCGTGACCTCATCGGCGCACTCGCTGAAACAGTGCTCACACGCCCACTAACTCCGCTGGAACACACCGCGATTGACACTGCACTGACCGAAACAGTCCGAGCAAACACAGTGCCGATCCTGCCCATGGTCGTAGAGCAAATCCTCTCACCAAGCAGCACAGCCGACCCTGACGGCCGCCTGGCAGAAGACGGCCGTCTCGTCGGTCACGCACTCCGACGCCTGGTCGCAGGTGATCTCGCGGGGCTCTTCGACGGACCATCGACCGTGCAGTTTGACCCGACCCTGCCGATGATCTCACTCGATCTTTCCCGAGTTGCAGAGAACTCGACCCTCATCTCAGTGCTCATGACCTGTTCTTCAGCGTGGATGGAGTCTGCACTGCTCGACCCAAACGGCGGACAGCGGTGGTGCATATACGACGAAGCATGGCGACTCATGTCGCACCCTGCACTGCTGAAGCGGATGGATGCGCACTGGCGACTGGCACGCCACTACGGCATCGCCAACATGCTCATCTTCCACAAACTCACCGATCTGGAAAACGTCGGTGACCAAGGCTCAGCCATGCGCGCCCTCGCAAACAGTCTGCTTGCGAACGCAGAAACGAGAATCATCTACCGGCAAGAATCAGACCAGCTCGGCGTCACCGCAGCATCGCTCGGACTCACCGGCACCGAGCAGAAACTCCTGCCTGGCCTCGGCGTGGGTCAGGGGCTTTGGCGAATCAAAGATCGATCATTCGTGTGTCAGCACCAGCTTCATCCCGCTGAGCTGGAACTCTTCGACACGACCGGCCGAATGGTTAGTTGA
- a CDS encoding TraM recognition domain-containing protein — MSVQGRQSGSFGDEMTNILIAALIGTFGLTLVLRAAGSVAAFLTGVSQPDEGITGGVGVLFDPTHPGLALGSDGLNPFVYWMVVGVMLAILVVVLMWAWTRWRRHSRKVDTDPRRLPGTATAYEVQATASSRALLRRAATLRPSLERPEHSDIGYRLGQSRGKGVWASVEDSILLIGPPRSGKGLHIVIPAILDAPGAVVTTSTRPDNLTATLRARMRVGPVMVFDPQHLAEGVPAGLRWSPIRGCEDPLTAMIRAAGLAAATGLADGGVDGGGFWEGKTRVALQAMLHAAALDNRTPAELFRWTLDPSAAADAVAILNASPRAATGWSEGLEAMIETDPRTRDSIWQGVSLALAALADPRVLDAVSPGPDEAFDPETFIREKGTLYLLATGAGAGNSAALVAAFVEDLVETARRMAARSPGARLDPPLLLALDEIGNLAPLPSLPTLMAEGGGTGITTMPVLQSLAQARDKWSEDQAAAIWDSSIAKIILGGASNSHDLQDLSTLIGERDEFTDSVTLGDYGSRSSQRSVRRVPIMPPDRIRTMPFGTGVLLLRSAPPIIVDLLPWPKRSDAASLKRERSEIETLLENRPTSE, encoded by the coding sequence ATGAGCGTCCAAGGGCGGCAGTCCGGCTCATTCGGAGACGAGATGACCAACATCCTGATCGCGGCGCTCATTGGGACCTTCGGACTCACTCTCGTGCTCCGCGCCGCCGGTTCGGTCGCGGCGTTTCTCACAGGAGTGAGTCAACCTGATGAGGGTATTACGGGAGGCGTCGGGGTCCTGTTTGACCCAACTCACCCGGGCCTGGCGCTCGGCAGCGACGGATTAAATCCGTTCGTGTACTGGATGGTTGTGGGCGTGATGCTCGCGATTCTCGTCGTGGTACTCATGTGGGCCTGGACCCGGTGGAGACGGCACTCACGCAAGGTCGATACGGATCCACGCAGGCTCCCTGGGACAGCCACCGCATACGAGGTGCAGGCCACCGCATCGTCCCGCGCGCTCCTACGCCGAGCAGCTACTCTCCGGCCATCGCTTGAGCGGCCAGAACATTCTGACATTGGATACCGACTCGGGCAGTCCCGCGGGAAGGGCGTCTGGGCGAGCGTCGAAGATTCGATTCTGCTCATCGGCCCACCCCGCTCAGGCAAAGGCCTGCACATCGTGATTCCGGCGATCCTCGACGCACCAGGCGCGGTCGTGACAACCTCCACCCGTCCCGACAATCTGACTGCGACGCTTCGGGCACGAATGCGAGTCGGCCCCGTGATGGTGTTCGACCCGCAACACCTGGCGGAAGGCGTGCCTGCGGGGTTGCGCTGGTCTCCAATTCGTGGGTGCGAGGACCCACTCACTGCAATGATTCGCGCAGCCGGGCTCGCTGCTGCCACCGGGCTTGCCGACGGCGGGGTCGACGGTGGTGGATTCTGGGAAGGCAAGACACGCGTCGCACTGCAAGCGATGTTGCATGCCGCGGCACTTGACAACCGCACACCCGCCGAACTGTTCCGGTGGACACTCGACCCATCAGCCGCTGCTGACGCTGTCGCGATCTTGAATGCTTCACCGCGGGCGGCAACTGGTTGGTCCGAGGGCCTTGAAGCAATGATCGAGACCGATCCACGCACCAGAGATTCGATCTGGCAGGGCGTCTCACTGGCTCTCGCCGCTCTCGCCGACCCTCGCGTGCTCGATGCGGTGAGCCCAGGCCCAGATGAAGCCTTCGACCCTGAAACTTTCATCCGCGAGAAGGGCACCCTCTATTTGCTCGCAACCGGTGCAGGCGCAGGGAACAGTGCTGCGCTCGTTGCCGCGTTCGTTGAGGACCTCGTTGAAACCGCCCGCCGAATGGCAGCACGATCACCCGGGGCGCGACTTGACCCACCGTTGCTGCTCGCGCTCGATGAGATCGGAAACCTTGCGCCTCTGCCATCGCTTCCCACGCTCATGGCGGAGGGAGGCGGTACTGGAATCACGACGATGCCGGTACTGCAATCACTCGCTCAGGCCCGAGACAAATGGAGTGAGGATCAGGCCGCAGCAATCTGGGATTCGAGCATCGCGAAAATCATTCTTGGTGGCGCATCGAACTCACACGACTTGCAAGACCTCTCGACCTTGATCGGTGAACGCGACGAGTTCACCGACTCCGTCACGCTCGGTGACTACGGCTCACGAAGCAGTCAGCGCTCAGTGCGCCGGGTGCCGATCATGCCCCCCGACCGCATCCGCACCATGCCATTCGGCACAGGAGTCCTGCTGCTTCGTTCAGCTCCACCGATCATCGTCGACCTGCTGCCCTGGCCGAAGCGCTCTGACGCAGCCTCTCTCAAACGCGAACGCAGTGAGATCGAAACACTGCTCGAAAACCGACCTACCAGCGAGTGA
- a CDS encoding single-stranded DNA-binding protein: MTIRTQQSISGFIASDPQLTQTDRGDARFYARFGQENFRREDDGTFTKLETTFHNLVMYRATAERAYERFSKGDSFVAEGYLHEYSYERDGQATDGVEFVAKKIGHDTARTQYSVERSQRATDHEAPARGQSRAFESPQKRPSPDAPTLGR, from the coding sequence ATGACCATCCGCACACAGCAGTCGATCTCAGGTTTCATCGCCAGCGACCCTCAACTCACTCAGACAGACCGCGGCGACGCACGGTTCTACGCCCGCTTCGGCCAAGAGAACTTCCGCCGCGAAGACGATGGCACGTTTACGAAACTCGAAACAACTTTCCACAACCTAGTGATGTATCGCGCCACCGCAGAACGCGCGTACGAGCGCTTCTCGAAGGGCGACAGCTTCGTCGCCGAAGGCTACTTGCACGAGTACAGCTACGAGCGCGACGGCCAAGCCACAGACGGCGTGGAGTTTGTCGCCAAAAAGATCGGTCACGACACCGCTCGCACCCAATACAGCGTGGAACGAAGCCAGCGCGCCACAGATCACGAAGCACCGGCACGCGGTCAAAGCCGTGCGTTCGAATCCCCTCAGAAGCGACCGAGCCCTGACGCTCCGACACTCGGTCGCTGA